The genomic segment ACAATAAACTACTAGTTCTACTTTTGTTTTGGTTTAGATGCATAAAGGTTGTTGATGAACAAAAGGAAATAATTTCATCAATGAACTAAAATAGcattataaaattaatgaaatgaAAACATAGAGCTGTCAACTTGATTAAGCTCTCATTCTGCTCATTCTATCTAACACTCAATAGTCTCAGATTCATAGAGATCAAGTTCGTGAAGTGAATCAAATTCTTGATCGCGATCCCAACACGCTCAACCAACCAACAAAGTACTAGTTTTACTGCCAAGAGTACCACAACACTTGTCGTTCCTTCTTGCCTTTTCCATTTTCGTTCTTCGCTGATTATAAAACGAGCCACAAGAAAGAGCCATCAACAAGAATGCAGCTTGTTCTACTTCTCCCAACTTCCTCTTCTGAGTAGATCTCGATCGTGGTTTCTGCAGAACTACTTCTTCTCTACCAAAAGGCAATAGTTTCTTTTTCAATGAAGAAGAAACAATGTTCTTCACGAAATTATTGCTTCCGCTATCTTCACTGCTGCTGCTACCGTCACTAGTTTGGTTCGATTGGTGTTGTAGTCCAACGCTTTTATGTCCAGATGACACTGATTTCTTTGATTTCTTGTCTTCTTTGTCTAACCCCAGAAGCGCTCTCCTCTTTTTCCGGCTTTTGATCCCACATGCGTTGCATAGCGACTGCATTCGCAATGatcatatcatcaaaatttaGAGTACATAATTATCCTGTATGAAATTGCATCTATGTTCGATTTGAAATCATAAATTAGATGATGATACTAACCTTAGGACCAGCAGGTCCACCTCTCCAAAGAGGTGTTTTCGAGGTACCACAATCAACACAAGTCTTTACGTTACTCTGGCTGGTTTCCGGTGAACTCTTTACGGGCGAAGTTGTTTCACTACTCATTTCATCAGATACTAAAACCTGCAACACAAGAAACAATTCAAATCAAACACTAATAAACATACAGAACAACCAACAAGGTAGCTAATCCGACGAATCGCTCC from the Capsicum annuum cultivar UCD-10X-F1 unplaced genomic scaffold, UCD10Xv1.1 ctg69121, whole genome shotgun sequence genome contains:
- the LOC124894071 gene encoding GATA transcription factor 16-like codes for the protein MSSETTSPVKSSPETSQSNVKTCVDCGTSKTPLWRGGPAGPKSLCNACGIKSRKKRRALLGLDKEDKKSKKSVSSGHKSVGLQHQSNQTSDGSSSSEDSGSNNFVKNIVSSSLKKKLLPFGREEVVLQKPRSRSTQKRKLGEVEQAAFLLMALSCGSFYNQRRTKMEKARRNDKCCGTLGSKTSTLLVG